Proteins found in one Actinomycetes bacterium genomic segment:
- a CDS encoding toprim domain-containing protein: protein RDVQRRKNALESSALPAKLADCRSDDVARSELFIVEGDSALGTAKVARDSEYQALLPIRGKILNVQKASPSDLFKNAECAAIIQVIGAGSGRTFDLEAARYGKVIVMTDADIDGAHIRTLLLTLVFRTMRPLLESGRVFAAVPPLHRVEVITGGGKKNEYLYTYSDAELHRVLADLERRGRRIKDPIQRYKGLGEMDAGQLRETTMDPRQRTLRRVTLPDAEAAERMFELLMGNDVAPRREFIIAGADALDRSRIDA from the coding sequence CGCGACGTGCAGCGGCGCAAGAACGCACTCGAGTCCTCGGCGCTGCCGGCGAAGCTCGCCGACTGCCGCAGCGACGACGTCGCGCGCAGCGAGCTGTTCATCGTGGAGGGCGACAGCGCGCTGGGCACCGCGAAGGTGGCCCGCGACAGCGAGTACCAGGCGCTGCTGCCGATCCGCGGCAAGATCCTCAACGTGCAGAAGGCGTCCCCGTCGGACCTGTTCAAGAACGCCGAGTGCGCGGCGATCATCCAGGTCATCGGGGCCGGCTCGGGGCGCACCTTCGACCTGGAGGCCGCGCGGTACGGCAAGGTCATCGTGATGACCGACGCCGACATCGACGGTGCGCACATCCGCACCCTGCTGCTCACCCTGGTCTTCCGCACCATGCGTCCGCTGCTGGAGTCCGGGCGGGTGTTCGCCGCCGTCCCGCCGCTGCACCGGGTCGAGGTCATCACCGGCGGCGGCAAGAAGAACGAGTATCTGTACACCTACTCCGACGCCGAGCTGCACCGGGTGCTGGCCGACCTGGAGCGCAGGGGCCGGCGGATTAAGGACCCGATCCAGCGCTACAAGGGCCTCGGCGAGATGGACGCCGGCCAGCTGCGCGAGACGACCATGGACCCGCGCCAGCGCACGCTGCGCCGGGTGACCCTGCCCGACGCCGAGGCCGCCGAGCGGATGTTCGAGCTGCTCATGGGCAACGACGTCGCCCCGCGGCGGGAGTTCATCATCGCCGGGGCCGACGCGCTCGACCGCAGCCGCATCGACGCCTGA